DNA sequence from the Pungitius pungitius chromosome 3, fPunPun2.1, whole genome shotgun sequence genome:
tatgaatttttagaacacagaaataataaaagctgaaattaatttaaacattgctgaaatagaaataggaaaagctgagaatataaaaaatacattttgttgtaattgttgtactagtggtactagcagcagtagaagtagtaagtactagtttcactagtatttgaaagcaattgtggtgtacctattgttgaggtacagataatcattgaggcttttattttgaaataatggaattgggtgggggtggtttgggagacagaatgtttgtcattcaaagcaaatggacttggtaaaatagatttgtacagcgctcttctagtcttctgaccactcaaagcaccttaacactacataacatcattcacccattcacacaccaatgacaggacctaccatacacagtggcgcctgcccaaccagtaactaacattcacacacactgtagtcacagctagaggaacaatgctgggattaagcgtcttgcccaaggacacattgacatgcaggttagccgggcctgggatcagaccgccaaccctctgattggaggacggccgcccgcgctccccactcacccacagtcgccttaagctaagaaaactaaaaagttattgatgggcctcaaacattacagtaagaattccctctattggggttgaaatactagtagtactagtaatattagtagtagtaaaagtcattttagtaataataccagttgaaatactagaagtactactagaagtactagaaatattagtagtggttgtagtactatttgaaagagcaatacgtatttaacaaaacagctttatcctaagcttcatggctaaattacagataatcattgcagcttttattttgaaatgatggtattgggtgaatggctgggggggttgagagacagaatatattaattaataggcttcatcaaacattacagtaacaattccctccatgggggttgaaatactagtaatattagtagtagtaaaagtcattttagtaataataccagttgaaatactagaagtactagaaatattagtagtggttgtagtactaattgaaagcgcaataagtatttaacaaaacagctttatcctaagcttcatggctaaattacagataatcattgcagcttttattttgaaatgatggtattgggtgaatggctgggggggttgagagacagaatatattaattaataggcttcatcaaacattacagtaacaattccctccatgggggttgaaatactagtaatattagtagtagtaaaagtcattttagtaataataccagttgaaatactagaagtactactagaagtactagaaatattagtagtggttgtagtactaattgaaagcgcaataagtatttaacaaaacagctttatcctaagcttcatggctaaattacagataatcattgcagcttttattttgaaatgatggtattgggtgagtgggtgggggggtgggggggttgagagacagtatatgttaattaataggcctcatcaaacattacagtaagaactctctccatgggggtttgaaatgatgagagaaggtggagagaaggaggtcatgtcaggctgcactaatcagctaattaggatcagctgtgagtcacagaaagagccccagctcgttggcgcggcaacggagtagctgctgttagcccacagacagttactgagtacccacacctcaaacaaatgcttcctggagcaaaactatttggagtagccaaaaaataattacattttgagcgacacaagactctaccgaacgtttgagtgtagtttttatgtctttatgtcttttaaaactgctctaccaacagtttacaaaacatggaccctctcttgtcttccgactttgcccgcactctagcgctcactctaaattcgaaaaggaccccaaaactagtgaaacataatgagtgattatgaaaaaactataatagatatcaacaagctgtttttttaatgaaattgttaagacttgtggcaacattttaaagtttaaatggtgtctctagccgaaagattggaaaagctgaaaaagttgaaagttgaacaagttttgagaggatttgaaaatttaatccattggaaaccatgttaaaaagtttgatgtttttaatttatattaattcaattaaaagagctaaaaagctgaaaagtcatagcacccctctcctgaaggagctgaacattttaatatttgaatggtcttaatagctgaaagtgtgaaggagttgaaaggtgcggcggaagaaatagaataataaaaataaaaaaataaaaaaggcggaataaagaaaagaagaacaatacttggaatgcttgaagcattccaactaataaagattagaagaacaatacttggaatgcttgaagcattccaactaattattAAAAGTTCTGTCCGGCGCTCCCGCAGGTTCTGCGGAAACGTGGCGCCACCGACGGTGAACACGAACAGCAGCTCGGTGTGGGTCACCTTCCGCTCCGACGGCAGCATCGCGGGGAACGGCTTCGCCGCCCAGTACCGGGCCGTGCGGCCCGCGCACAGTCAGTACCTCCCGAGcacgtggaccccccccccgcgtccgTTCAGACCACCTtaagcgtgcgtgcgtgtgtctctcccccccccagagagctGCTCCAGAGAGGAGTTAATGTGCGACGGCGGGCGCTGTCTGCTGCGCGCGTCCGTGTGCGACGGCCGTCCGGACTGCCGCGACGGCGCGGACGAGGCCGACTGCAGCCACAAGCACAAAGGTGAGCACGCGCGTGACCCAAAAGAGCGCACGTTTAATCAAAAAGACCCCCTGAGAaggaacacgcacacacgaggGTTgtgtttctccccctccccccccccccccccccccccccaccacagacTGCGGAGGGCAGAGGACGGGGGGCTATGGCTCCATATCGAGTCCAAACCACCCCGGGCCTTACCCTCACCAGCAGGTACGTCCACCTGTCCAcctgtcctgcccccccccccccccctctcttcaccctccacccccaccactGAGCCGTCTCTCCTGTGCCCCGGCAGCTGTGCGCGTGGCACATCTCTGTTGAGGAGGGCCACGTGGTCGCGCTGAGCTTCCAGAACTTCAGCCTGGAGACGCAGGACGTGTGCGAGTTCGACTACGTGGAGGTGCACGACGGCGGCCACGCTGGCGCCGGCAGGGTGCTGGGGCGGTGAGGGCGGGTTTCCAAATACATATTTGATAGAATAATATACAATGCCCCTTAGATGTGTCACATCGGGTATTTGAGTTCGtccatctttttcctctcaGGTTCTGCGGCACCACCTTCCCCCCGGACGTGACCTCCTCCGGCCCCCACATGACGGTGGTGTTTGTGGCCGACGAGGGAGTGGCCGACAGCGGCTTCAACGCAACGTACCGGGCGGTGTCCGTCCTGGGCAGTGAGTGCTTGACACCAACCCTTGGTTCCTCTCGTTACTTCCTTCACACCAGCGTCCTGTCGGACGACCCACATTTTGGTCTTTCTTTCATCATTTGCTCCCCCCTTGACCCTCTCGTTGTCCCTCTCGACTCGGAAGAGACGTGCGTCCCCGGCCAGTTCGCCTGCAGCGGCGGGGAGTGTCTCCAGCAGCAGTGGCTGTGCGACGGGTGGAGCGACTGCCCCGACGGAGCGGACGAGCAGGCCTGTGGCAACTCCACCTACCCTCCCTTCAGTGAGTCCCCGTTATCGGTGACCCCGACGGGACAGAAATTGCAATTACATTATTACTTCCTTTGTCCATAAAAGGAGCGATTGActaagtgtaaaaaaataagaaaagcgTTTCCCCTCAGGCTCATCGTGCGAGTTCATAGAGGTGGAGATGTGTGTGGGCCTCAGCTACAACCTCACCTCATTCCCCAACATCTGGCTGTCCATTGCTGACCAGAGAGAAGCCGCCACGCTCCTGCGACAGTACCGGGTAAACGCTCACTCCACTTCTCCTCGCTGCTGTGAGGGCTCCTCGGGCGCCAGTTGCTTGTAAACAACAAActtgtgccccccctccccctccgtggTGCAGGTGCTGATGGAGCTGGCGTGCGTCGAGCCCCTGCGCAGGCTGGTGTGCGGGATGTTCCTGCCCCGGTGCAGCCCTCAGGGGGGGGTCGTCCAGCCGTGCCGCTCCGTCTGCTCCTCGGCCGAGCGGCAGTGCAGCCAAGCCCTGGACCTCTACTCCTTCAGCTGGCCCTTCAACTGCCACCTCCTGCCGGACTCTCAGGACCCCATGGAGTGCTCGCTGCCTTGATGTTGACATtgacaggaccccccccccttccaacaAAGTCTTTTTTCATGACTTCTTTTCATATCGCATTTTTACTGAACTGAAAACTCTTTTGGGCTCAGaccagttgtgtttttttacaagctggttaaaaaaaaaacaacgggccTGTGAAGCTTTTGGCACAAAAGctaaaagaaaagctttaacgtaacaaaaataaacataactgatgtgtttgtgtgattctgAGGCCTGCACTCTATTACCTTCAGGTCATCAATCAATGAACAATACAGGGAGAATACCTTTAAAGCTCTTTATTGCATTGTTCACCAAATGatcttcctctgtgtttttaaacattcaaCATTTGATCCAGTGTGAGCGGAATCTCACTGGAAACTCTGATCTCTGCTCCtcgcaaaataattaaaatgaaggagaaaaaaagcctcATGGGAGAACTGTTGTGCCAGTGACTACTTCGTTTAGCTTGTTAACATGAATTAATTTGGTAAATGCTGGTACAGAATAATTCAGGAGTAAAGGATAAGTGAGTTTTTGAACGCAACATTGCTCGTAATATAGAGAAATACTGATACATGATTAGATATAGTAAAGTATTGCTGCTGCTTCTCAGTCATCACAGCTGGCCAACACCTCTATACACTTGTTCCATTCAGTAGAGATTCTTACACACCTGAGGCTCCGAAAGTGCACActtggaagaagaaaagaaagttaTCTCCCGACTGGAAAGACATTTCcctttatgaaaagaaaatacttcTCATTCAAAACAGATTCCTGGCATCATTTTGCTTCACAAAACTTGACTCCACATTTGCCTCCTCAGCCACACGACAGGTCTGTAATGTGAactatgaaaaaaataagatgataaaataaatgcagccggTTGAGCTGCTAAGGAGGGACAATGAGCTTCAGGGTGCGATCCAGGGCGATGGCCGTCAGACCCCACACTCGATGCTTCCCGTTACGAAACACCGGCAAGGTGTATCCGTACTTGTCGCCGGTGCGGAAGTTTGTGTAGCCTCGGTTCCGAGGGTCGTACAGGTGGGATAAGGACAGGGTGAAAATCTCCTCCACCTGGGACAGAAACAGGCAAAGGAAGCACACTTCAAAACATTGAATTTAGATTGAAGCTGAACCAAAAATGTTTGGTTATTATTGTATTGATTTACATTTCTAACTGTTCAGTAACCAGTGTAAAAGCTCCTCTTATCAACAGTTATCAAGTGTGTTGATAAGAAATTGACAGAGTGTACCACGTTCACAAAGACACCTAACAGTAATCGACACAAGTAGAAAGCCGCCCCTAttgaagaaataaaagtcaAGACAGCTTTACCTCGCCAGGGTTTGGTTTGAAGGACAAATCCTCTATGGGGCCGAGGTTAGCCAGCACAGGAGCGATGGTCATCCCGGACTGATGGGAGACCAAAGACGGCGTCACTCAGTTTACAAAGCGATAACGTTTGGAATGAATTGATAAGACAACACTGTCCACTGTCAAGACAGATTCATCTGTGGCTTGACTTTATGATGAAGTAGACTCTGAATTAGAGAACACAAAGAGTCAAGGAATGATCAGAACAAATTTAAGGGAAAtgctgaaaaaatacaaattgctTGATCAAATCAGGAGTCGGCTGGAAAAAAACCCCCCTAAAAACAAGTCTGTGAAAATTATTTCTCTCCTCATAAATTACATATTTTTGAGTTTAACACTTGCACATCACTCACCGTGTCCTTGAGAGGCTTCAAGATGCCCCAGACCTTCTCGGTTGCCACAGCAACACCCAGCTCTTCCCGCGCTTCCCTCAGCGCCGTGGCCACCACGTCGCTATCCGATGGATCGCTCTTTCCTCCCGCAAAGCTACAAACGACAGAAAATGAGAACGGCTTTAGGTACCAAAGTGGAGATTTCAAAACAACGTTGCCAgccagcccgcccccccccgcccccccttacCTGACATCTCCCTTGTGGCGGCCCTTCAATGTGCTGGAGCGCAGGGTGAAGAGAAACGCCGGCTCCCCCTGATTAGAGCACAGAGACACCAGGACTGACGCCCATCTCCCATTGCTCTTTCCCTGGCTCTGAGCCGCCCCCCTTTTGCCGGCCTCGTACAGCTTCAAGTTGGGCACCAGGTTCTGCCGACACCGGGTTTCATTCGTCGGGGAAAGGCAGTCCCTCCAGCCGCCGGCCTCCCGAGGGGCAGCCCGATGAACCGCTCGGGATATTGGAGCAGAGAGGTCGGAGGGTTGTGGTCTACCGTGAAAGTGGTTCAAAGTCCATGGCGCGCACGTCAACGAGGCGAAAGGTCTAACAAAGTGCTGTCTGCAGTGCGACTCGCTCCGGAGAAGGTCACGCGCCGTCTTACAGGCGGAGCTGTGGGAAGGTTGGCAAATGTCCCAGGGCCTTCTCCAGGGTTGAAGGCAGCTTTTGTTGATTAAACAGTCTCGGTATGGGCTCACAGCTTTGGGGTTTGGGGGGGCAGTACCCTGAGGAAGGTGTTGATAACTGGACAAGATGGCTTTGGCTGAAGCCTCTCTCTGCTTCGGAGTGTTGCGGTTTGATAAGGACAGCTGTGTTGAACGAGGCGATGACCCCTCCTTGCCGCCAGGGATCCCATCGGATCTCCTTCTAGTCGCAGCTCTTGCACCCTGCCACCCAGTGTGTTCAGAGAAACTAGACAGGTGGGACTCTCTCAAAAGCCGCAACAGCCTTCTGGGACACGAACAAAACAGGACCTGGGGCCGCCTAAACATCTTGGAAAAACAAATAGAGACGCGAAACATTACGAATTAAACACATCAGCCAACTAAGCTTATTTGGCTCTTCGGAGAAGTGCCTCAGCAAGTAGTTTGTAACCTAATAGCGAGTCATCTCACAGCTCAGGTGAAGCATAAATGCCACACGGATCCACCTGTGGAGGAGGTTAACGTTACGTATGCGTGAAAGCTGCTAACTGCTGACGTCACAGCCCGGCTGATCTCAGCGCAGGAGTTTAACCACATGTCACCACTTTAATCAATACTGGAGCATCACCGTCAGCTCATAGCTTATTTGTTCTTGTCATGGAGCCCACGAAGTGCAGCAGGGAGTTTTCTGGCGCCGCAGTCAAACTTTGGCTAACTAGCTACAGctgctagctggctagctagctaAGCGGAGATTCGAAAGCTTGCGTTACCGGTGTTTGGAAACACAAAGGCAATTACGTTAAAGAGCAGGGTGAACTGTCCTAAATAAAAGGTCAAACGCTGGTTTGGTAGCCGTACATATTTTGTTTGGCTTTAAAAGCAAACGTCGACGCCAACTAACTTGCCGAGGAAAAAACTAACGTtagcaaaacaaaagcaaacaaaggcTAACGTTAAGTCAATGTGCCGCAAAGCTAAACCCCGAATGTGCTCATCGGGAAGGAGCCAACGCGTCGTGAACGGAGTCTGAATACACCGAGCAGAGTAAACGACGTTAGATGACAAAGGATGACGCGTTAAAACACTCACCTTGAAAGTTGGACGAACGGCGGTCGGCCTGTCGCCCGGCTTGCCGGCTGCCGCTAACAGTCAACATGGCGCATCCCGATGCGCGTCACCGCGGGTCAACCGCGTCCCCCGGAGCGCgcatttcacgctggcaacgCCGAGACGGAATATTTGTCATCATTTGACCGGTTTCACATTTGCGTGAACCATTCGGGTGTTACGCAGGTCTGTCCGCGTTCCACTCCACGTTAACCGGATCTACATAAGCACCGGGATGGCTCCTCTATAACATTGCATGATTCCATTGTTGGTCAAAAGTTAATTCTCACACTGACTTAAAGTGGTCATTAGAGCTTGTTGGGGCCCATTATTTGGCGTTTGGCATTCTGGGAATGCACAGACTCCTCACCCGACCTGTTTTACCAGCCCCACCCCGAGCTCGGTTTATGAGCAGCGTGAGTTTCACGTGAGCTGGCATTTCCGTATTTCCTTTGACTGAACAGAAGATCTCTAACCGCCGCGAACCAAGAACCTTTCCGGTTGTCCATTTCACACAGGTCTggcctctaaaaaaaaaaaatccagctccCCAACATGGCCTCCGCCTGGTCAGAAGAGGAGACCTTTGTCTGCTCGGTGTGCCTGGACACCCTGAAGGACCCGGTGACGCTGCCCTGTGGTCATTCGTACTGCTTGGCTTGTATCCAGAGCCACTGGGACAAGAGAGACGGAAAGGGTCAGTGCAGCTGCCCCCAGTGCAGGCAGGTCTTCAACCCTCGACCCTCCCTGGCCAAGAGCACGGTGCTCGCCGAGTGCATAGACCAACTGAGAACCAAGGGCCTCAAGCAGAAGTCCTCCGCCCCCGTCTCCTCTGCGCCACCGTCCACGCCGCCCATCTACCTGGAGGTCCTGCCGGCAAGAGAGGCGCAACGGGGCGGCGTGTACCCTC
Encoded proteins:
- the nudt8 gene encoding nucleoside diphosphate-linked moiety X motif 8, with the translated sequence MFRRPQVLFCSCPRRLLRLLRESHLSSFSEHTGWQGARAATRRRSDGIPGGKEGSSPRSTQLSLSNRNTPKQREASAKAILSSYQHLPQGTAPPNPKAVSPYRDCLINKSCLQPWRRPWDICQPSHSSACKTARDLLRSESHCRQHFVRPFASLTCAPWTLNHFHGRPQPSDLSAPISRAVHRAAPREAGGWRDCLSPTNETRCRQNLVPNLKLYEAGKRGAAQSQGKSNGRWASVLVSLCSNQGEPAFLFTLRSSTLKGRHKGDVSFAGGKSDPSDSDVVATALREAREELGVAVATEKVWGILKPLKDTSGMTIAPVLANLGPIEDLSFKPNPGEVEEIFTLSLSHLYDPRNRGYTNFRTGDKYGYTLPVFRNGKHRVWGLTAIALDRTLKLIVPP
- the mfrp gene encoding membrane frizzled-related protein isoform X2 — translated: MKGQAVEDATSSPVRLNTGDAASQTLPATSAGGGPPGSTSAPRPAGGPTPGTRCGGVLSDPEGSFSSPNHPGSYPPDLLCVWVIRVAPPSQVQIRVTSLTVEGPSPCLFDWLEVQEQMEQSAVVTRFCGNVAPPTVNTNSSSVWVTFRSDGSIAGNGFAAQYRAVRPAHKSCSREELMCDGGRCLLRASVCDGRPDCRDGADEADCSHKHKDCGGQRTGGYGSISSPNHPGPYPHQQLCAWHISVEEGHVVALSFQNFSLETQDVCEFDYVEVHDGGHAGAGRVLGRFCGTTFPPDVTSSGPHMTVVFVADEGVADSGFNATYRAVSVLGKTCVPGQFACSGGECLQQQWLCDGWSDCPDGADEQACGNSTYPPFSSSCEFIEVEMCVGLSYNLTSFPNIWLSIADQREAATLLRQYRVLMELACVEPLRRLVCGMFLPRCSPQGGVVQPCRSVCSSAERQCSQALDLYSFSWPFNCHLLPDSQDPMECSLP
- the mfrp gene encoding membrane frizzled-related protein isoform X1, producing the protein MSDLSQVAVYSDSSDIYKVSQENVFCNPAFELEGEREERVEGLRTTSSTPEPIKPPAAGLGGGGGLFGVRVTRLRGWAAVCVLLAALGLALALVLTQMKGQAVEDATSSPVRLNTGDAASQTLPATSAGGGPPGSTSAPRPAGGPTPGTRCGGVLSDPEGSFSSPNHPGSYPPDLLCVWVIRVAPPSQVQIRVTSLTVEGPSPCLFDWLEVQEQMEQSAVVTRFCGNVAPPTVNTNSSSVWVTFRSDGSIAGNGFAAQYRAVRPAHKSCSREELMCDGGRCLLRASVCDGRPDCRDGADEADCSHKHKDCGGQRTGGYGSISSPNHPGPYPHQQLCAWHISVEEGHVVALSFQNFSLETQDVCEFDYVEVHDGGHAGAGRVLGRFCGTTFPPDVTSSGPHMTVVFVADEGVADSGFNATYRAVSVLGKTCVPGQFACSGGECLQQQWLCDGWSDCPDGADEQACGNSTYPPFSSSCEFIEVEMCVGLSYNLTSFPNIWLSIADQREAATLLRQYRVLMELACVEPLRRLVCGMFLPRCSPQGGVVQPCRSVCSSAERQCSQALDLYSFSWPFNCHLLPDSQDPMECSLP